One part of the Phoenix dactylifera cultivar Barhee BC4 chromosome 4, palm_55x_up_171113_PBpolish2nd_filt_p, whole genome shotgun sequence genome encodes these proteins:
- the LOC103719902 gene encoding NAC transcription factor 32-like produces MEEDEGIGNVAPGHHFRPFPKELVEFYLRPRLLNQPLPNQAIKELNLYDFHPRDILGNTPPGKHLYFFTPRKKKYPNGTMPARGTKGGYWKASGKDTIIRNKYANEIGRKKSLVFYEGHQRNGTRTRWLMQEYTIKEFWFPTNQNKDELGALALCEIYLKPTPNQSRDGKLQVDEQEVEEEGSPSPSSDNIFADRRVRPRPPPCNHGKDAPVASTSGCPSATARPGPSMPSMGYNNLWSHNMVLIPQSSLRPGGPQAMGGYRSSHQIRPLPAHHRQPGHVARSSGFGNAGGLLLHTMSPMQPGVLVHSSYCHCVVSAPSPQFGSSAISSFRNQLVPPNIAASSSQYQLPLQFNFEARQSMSSDSKTSPQTTLWPLPSHLS; encoded by the exons ATGGAGGAAGATGAAGGCATTGGAAACGTTGCGCCCGGCCACCACTTCAGGCCTTTTCCCAAGGAGCTGGTGGAATTCTACCTTCGGCCCAGGCTGTTGAACCAACCCCTACCAAACCAGGCTATCAAAGAGTTGAACCTCTACGATTTCCACCCCAGGGATATTTTAG GTAATACACCTCCTGGTAAGCATCTATATTTCTTCActccaagaaaaaagaaatatcctAACGGAACAATGCCCGCTCGCGGAACAAAAGGGGGATATTGGAAGGCCTCAGGAAAAGATACGATCATcagaaataaatatgcaaatgagATTGGTCGCAAGAAGTCTCTTGTCTTCTATGAGGGGCACCAACGTAATGGAACAAGAACAAGATGGCTGATGCAAGAGTACACTATTAAGGAATTCTGGTTTCCTACCAACCAAAACAAGGATGAG cTTGGTGCTCTGGCTTTGTGTGAAATATACTTAAAGCCAACACCAAATCAGTCGAGGGATGGCAAGCTTCAAGTGGATGAACAGgaagtggaggaagaaggatcaCCATCTCCTTCTTCGGATAACATATTTGCTGATCGTCGAGTCCGGCCACGTCCACCTCCATGCAACCATGGCAAGGATGCCCCGGTCGCTTCTACGAGTGGGTGCCCATCAGCAACGGCGAGGCCTGGTCCTTCCATGCCATCCATGGGCTACAATAATCTCTGGAGCCACAACATGGTGCTAATTCCTCAATCCAGCCTCAGGCCAGGGGGTCCTCAGGCTATGGGGGGTTATCGTAGCAGTCATCAGATCAGGCCACTACCTGCTCATCACCGTCAACCTGGCCATGTTGCTCGCTCATCTGGTTTCGGCAACGCCGGTGGTCTTCTCCTGCATACGATGTCTCCGATGCAGCCTGGCGTCTTGGTTCATTCATCCTACTGTCACTGTGTGGTATCGGCGCCATCGCCGCAGTTTGGGAGTTCAGCCATTTCATCCTTTCGAAACCAGCTGGTGCCGCCCAATATAGCTGCTTCATCCTCCCAATATCAACTACCGCTGCAATTCAACTTTGAAGCTCGCCAATCCATGTCGTCAGACTCCAAAACATCTCCACAAACAACTCTCTGGCCACTACCGAGCCACTTGAGTTGA
- the LOC103719901 gene encoding probable ribose-5-phosphate isomerase 2, with translation MHAVCSETLDMAIPCPHLLYSETPPVLATLAPPPEVKPPAAPTQDDLKRIAAHRAVELLESGMVVGLGTGSTAAHALDRIGELLRRGVLRDIVGIPTSKKTEAHAAAVGIPLSDLHAHPIVDLSIDGADEVDPSLNLVKGRGGSLLREKMIEGASRRFVVIVDESKMVPRLGGSGLAVPVEVIPFCWGHTLGRLRILFDGEPGFDAKLRRAASAAGDGGKDEPFVTDNGNYIVNLFFDNGIHGDLDLISDKILRITGVVEHGMFLGMASSVIIAGEDGVTVLEKQ, from the coding sequence ATGCATGCCGTCTGCTCTGAAACCTTAGACATGGCCATCCCCTGCCCCCACCTCCTTTATTCCGAGACGCCCCCCGTTCTGGCAACCCTGGCCCCGCCGCCGGAGGTGAAGCCGCCGGCCGCCCCGACGCAGGATGACCTAAAGCGCATCGCTGCCCACCGCGCCGTAGAGCTTCTGGAGTCCGGCATGGTCGTCGGCCTCGGCACTGGCTCCACCGCCGCACACGCCCTCGACCGCATCGGCGAGCTCCTCCGCCGCGGCGTCCTCCGCGACATCGTCGGCATCCCCACCTCCAAGAAGACGGAGGCGCACGCCGCCGCCGTCGGCATCCCCCTCTCCGACCTCCACGCCCATCCCATCGTCGACCTCTCCATCGACGGCGCCGACGAGGTCGACCCGTCCCTCAACCTCGTCAAGGGCCGTGGCGGCTCCCTCCTTCGCGAGAAGATGATCGAGGGCGCCAGCCGCCGCTTCGTCGTCATCGTCGACGAGTCCAAGATGGTCCCCCGCCTTGGCGGCAGCGGCCTCGCCGTTCCCGTCGAGGTCATTCCCTTTTGCTGGGGTCACACCCTCGGCCGCCTCCGTATTCTCTTTGACGGCGAGCCCGGCTTCGATGCCAAGCTCCGACGTgccgcctccgccgccggcGATGGTGGGAAAGACGAACCCTTTGTGACGGACAATGGGAATTACATTGTGAATTTATTTTTTGACAATGGGATCCATGGCGATCTGGATCTGATCAGCGACAAGATATTGAGGATCACGGGGGTGGTCGAGCACGGGATGTTTCTTGGAATGGCGTCGTCGGTTATCATTGCCGGCGAGGATGGGGTGACGGTGTTGGAAAAGCAGTAG